AGCATCATTCCTCAATCTCATTACGTCagtaatgtttaaaatattgatagaGAAGTTGTTAGTTTTGAGctcatttttttccttgatttGCTGATACGTGACCAGGCCTGAGATCGCAGTACCAGCAGGGCTGTTGATGACTGATTTAGGGTCATAAATATACGAAGAATCTTGACCACTGCTTCCATACCATAGATCTTTCATTCCCTTTGATATAGACCCGTAAAGGTATTTCCAGTCGCCTTGTCTCAAGGCTCCAATATCGAAAATGTCGTCTATGTTGTGCAGGATTTCTGTGCGAGGGGATTCAGCACTCTCAGAGATTGATTTCCATTGATCTTTTCCATCTAGAGAAGGAGAGAGCTGGTTCTGGTCAATTCCTGAAACGGTTGATTTTAAGGTAAGTTTTCTATACGTTTTATTAAGGTTACCTGCAGCACTCAATAACGTGGGCAACCAATCAGAAATATGCATCAAATCGTTGGAAACTCTCCTTGGATTTTTGATAAGAGGACTCCAGACAGCCGCGATGTTCCTCATTGCCCCCTCCCAAACGCTGGCTTTCATCTAAACTCAAATATTATCACAACCTGCTTATTGAAAAATCAGAAACACTTCTTACCCCTCTAAATGGGAAATTTGACCCATGATTGGCATGAATCCCATTTGATGCAGCTCCGTTATCAGACATAAAGATGATAATTGAATTGTCCAACATTCGTTTCTCCCTCAAAGCTGTGACCACAGCTCCAACACTCTTGTCCAGCAGCGACACCATCGCAGCATAAATCCTTCTTTCTGGATCCTGGATGTGGGCAAACTTGGCAATTTCTTCATCAGGAGCCTGCAGAGGGTCCCAGTCATTCCCCGCGTGAGGAGCCAAGTGGGCCAAATACATGAACATTGGGTGTTCAGTGTTGTGTTCATGGATCACTTTCACTGCCTCTTCAGTGAATAGAGTAGTGGAATATTTGCCTTTTGCATCCCAATCGACAGTCATGTTGCGACGAAAATCGTAACCGTACTCGCTTGTGTACTGTAAAATCGAGgtaaataatttactaaaaaaaacatgagAAGTAGTTTATTACAGTGGCATGAATGGTATGATCGTAATAATCGTGGAATCCCTGCCAGTAACCATAATGACTATCAAATCCTCTGAATGTGGGGGTGTACTCTTTCTTGAAGAAACCCAAGTGCCATTTGCCAATTGCCCTGGTGATGTAACCGTTTCTTTTGAGGTGCTCTGGGAGTAGGGTTTCGTTTAATGGTACTCCCCACGGTTCTGGTTCGAGGATGACCAAATGCTGCATGCCTGAAAGCGTTCGAGAATCAGTGACAAGAAGTTCGCTTAAAAAGGATGTAATCGATGATTAAGGGAAATGTAAATTATCCACCTGCCTCGTGTAACAATCATTCATCAGTAGATTTCTCGATAAGAATAGGTGTACACCATTCTCTTTTTAAGAggctaaaaataacaattagtTATTGATTTGATATAATCTTTTTCACATTACGTGgctgtttttttatatatgtgCCCATATTATGATTAGCGTTATATAGCTGTCTTCTAAATTAcataatcaatcaatcaagTTTAAACTGCTAATTGGCATTGGCCTCAggaaatcaatttaatttagacACTATGGATTGATATACTTCGTTTTGGCTATACCACTCAAAAGCCCTCCTaagaaaacttattaaaataatcataaaaaacaTAGATGCATAATTAAATGATGAGCTACCAGACGTGAACGTAGGACTAGACGTAATAAAGAAGGCATTATCAAATATTAAGActgatttttaagtttcttaTGCAAACCATAGTCTTTTTCAATTCAAGGAAGTTTCTAATTTACTTAGGTTCTAGAAAATGGAGGTTTCAATTGCctaaaaatctaaaactgaaaaaaatcataaaattcttaaaaatagtGAGTTTCTGTTGAAATTACACAACCGCTCTGTTGACGCCAATTATTGAGTGCCTTAAGAATATCAGCACTCCCACCAGCGCCCTCTAGCGGAACGCGCCTCGAGTTAACTGGAAGAGCTTTTGGAGCTTCTTGAAGCAGTTCTTAAGTCTATTTCTTGCGTTTTCACTGTTACTTCTGTGAATATTAAACATAGTTTTCTTTCATATGTACACTTCGACTGCAGCCTTCCTTAAAGCACcacattaatattaaataaataacaacaaaaatataaaaaccacaaaatgtaaaaaaaaattaatgtaaaatgttTGAATGAAACAGTAAATTATTGGCATACTTGGcgtttttattagtttttttaatatatataattaggCGAGCCTTAATTAGGgaaaaaattactggaatttactatagtaattaaaaatactttatgaCTGGTGATATATCTTTATAAGCTCCCTATATAGGTGATAAGTGTAACGAATGTCAAGTACAAGGTTGGCCCCCATTATTTATAGGATATTGCGTGCCCAGTTGTAAAGGTCTAGAACCACTTTTTCGAGCCTCAACTAACTGACTAATTTCCTCGCTTACGCGACCATGCAAAAACCGACACAATAACGGATTAATacaagaaacaataattaatattaatacataATAACAGAATTCAAAACAACTCTCATGGTTTAAATGGCATATAAATCCGATTATCTTAAGTCAAGAAATTACCTAACAGCCAATTATCGATATCTTAGCTAACTCTAATAATTACAAATCGATCAAGTTCATGGTTTGtaaacttgactttttttaaagtttatgcCATTGAGGATTTATGATTA
The sequence above is drawn from the Euwallacea similis isolate ESF13 chromosome 22, ESF131.1, whole genome shotgun sequence genome and encodes:
- the LOC136416054 gene encoding arylsulfatase B-like, with product MKKCLVVFGCLVAASLGIDNKKSTRPNIVVIVADDMGFNDVSFHGSNEIPTPNIDALAYNGVILNSHYTQALCTPSRASFLTGKYPIHLGMQHLVILEPEPWGVPLNETLLPEHLKRNGYITRAIGKWHLGFFKKEYTPTFRGFDSHYGYWQGFHDYYDHTIHATYTSEYGYDFRRNMTVDWDAKGKYSTTLFTEEAVKVIHEHNTEHPMFMYLAHLAPHAGNDWDPLQAPDEEIAKFAHIQDPERRIYAAMVSLLDKSVGAVVTALREKRMLDNSIIIFMSDNGAASNGIHANHGSNFPFRGMKASVWEGAMRNIAAVWSPLIKNPRRVSNDLMHISDWLPTLLSAAGIDQNQLSPSLDGKDQWKSISESAESPRTEILHNIDDIFDIGALRQGDWKYLYGSISKGMKDLWYGSSGQDSSYIYDPKSVINSPAGTAISGLVTYQQIKEKNELKTNNFSINILNITDVMRLRNDAAIKCPESENQLKSNDCNPIKAPCLFNIQEDPCEKVNLASQKPSVLARLEEKFRRYKSSVRAPINVPRDPNADPAKYNGVWTNWQDAEVMTQKIRFRTLSQLTVGLISGGCVGILIIITILLTLTCKKSPKRSSSPIYEQAKQFSIEPKEDNVFEEREKQMRTCLKDEFREV